From one Tsukamurella tyrosinosolvens genomic stretch:
- a CDS encoding RNA polymerase sigma factor produces the protein MTAPDAVQRAVADAYRDEWGQVVATVIGLTGDWDLAEDCAQDAFAAALATWSRDGIPPRPGAWLTTTARNKARDRLRHDATGRDRTHQLGALAGAGEGAPPEHIPDERLRLIFTCCHPALPLPARVALTLRTLAGLTTGEIADALLATEAATAQRIVRAKRKIAEAGIPYRVPPPELLPHRLPAVLAVVYLIFNEGYDEVDGARDLTGEALHLARVLDRLMPDEPEVRGLLALLLLTESRRSHRVRAGVLVPLEEQDRSRWDRALISEGTGLLDSALAIGRPGPYQIQAAIAACHATAPDARSTDWRQIAALYAELARTAPSPVVELNRAVAVAMADGPPAGLAIVDGLAATGALDGYHLLAATRADLLRRAGRPAEALAAYEDALRLVPTEPERAYLARRVRELRG, from the coding sequence ATGACCGCCCCCGACGCGGTGCAGCGCGCGGTCGCCGACGCGTACCGGGACGAGTGGGGCCAGGTCGTGGCCACGGTCATCGGCCTCACCGGCGACTGGGATCTCGCGGAGGACTGTGCGCAGGACGCCTTCGCCGCTGCGCTCGCCACCTGGTCGCGGGACGGGATCCCACCCCGCCCGGGCGCGTGGCTCACGACCACAGCGCGGAACAAGGCGCGGGACCGCCTGCGGCACGACGCCACGGGCCGCGACCGTACGCACCAGCTCGGCGCGCTCGCGGGCGCGGGGGAGGGCGCGCCTCCGGAGCACATCCCCGACGAGCGGCTGCGGCTGATCTTCACCTGCTGCCACCCCGCGCTGCCGCTCCCCGCTCGCGTCGCCCTCACCCTGCGCACCCTCGCCGGGCTCACCACCGGCGAGATCGCCGACGCCCTCCTCGCCACCGAGGCCGCCACGGCGCAGCGCATCGTCCGGGCCAAGCGGAAGATCGCCGAGGCGGGGATCCCGTACCGCGTGCCGCCGCCGGAGCTGCTGCCGCACCGTCTCCCCGCGGTGCTGGCCGTCGTGTACCTGATCTTCAACGAGGGGTACGACGAGGTCGACGGCGCCCGCGACCTCACGGGGGAGGCGCTGCACCTCGCCCGGGTGCTCGACCGCTTGATGCCCGACGAGCCGGAGGTGCGGGGCCTCCTCGCGCTGCTGCTGCTCACCGAGTCCCGTCGCTCCCACCGCGTGCGCGCCGGGGTGCTCGTGCCGCTCGAGGAGCAGGACCGCAGTCGCTGGGACCGCGCGCTGATCAGCGAGGGGACGGGCCTCCTGGACTCCGCCCTGGCGATCGGTCGACCCGGTCCGTACCAGATCCAGGCGGCGATCGCCGCGTGCCATGCGACGGCCCCGGACGCCCGGAGCACCGACTGGCGGCAGATCGCCGCGCTGTACGCCGAGCTCGCGCGGACCGCGCCGTCGCCGGTGGTCGAGCTCAACCGGGCCGTCGCCGTCGCCATGGCCGACGGTCCGCCCGCGGGACTCGCCATCGTCGACGGGCTCGCCGCGACCGGGGCCCTCGACGGGTACCACCTGCTCGCCGCGACCCGCGCCGACCTGCTGCGGCGGGCCGGGCGCCCGGCCGAGGCGCTGGCGGCCTACGAGGATGCGCTGCGGCTCGTGCCGACCGAGCCGGAGCGCGCCTACCTCGCCCGGCGGGTGCGGGAACTGCGCGGCTGA
- a CDS encoding SRPBCC family protein, protein MSTKQDTQYLTAEVHIDHAPQHVLAAVLDVRRWWTENLIGHSAAVGDEFVFTDDAAYPGETSRSKEGIRFCRFRVTEVSPTRVAWHAVDCEMTFIEDRHEWRDTDVVIDITPAGTGTDLRLTHVGLTAASQCFDACSRGWSFYVRTSIPQLVTTGTGQPIPRYADPDGAGRTAPSETRA, encoded by the coding sequence ATGTCGACCAAGCAGGACACCCAGTACCTGACCGCCGAGGTGCACATCGACCACGCCCCACAGCACGTGCTCGCCGCCGTGCTCGACGTCCGCCGGTGGTGGACCGAGAACCTCATCGGACACTCCGCCGCCGTCGGCGACGAGTTCGTCTTCACCGACGACGCCGCGTACCCCGGAGAGACCTCCCGCAGCAAGGAGGGCATCCGGTTCTGCCGGTTCCGGGTCACCGAGGTGAGCCCCACGCGGGTCGCCTGGCACGCCGTGGATTGCGAGATGACCTTCATCGAGGACCGCCACGAGTGGCGCGACACCGACGTGGTCATCGACATCACGCCGGCGGGAACCGGCACCGACCTGCGGCTCACCCACGTCGGGCTGACCGCCGCGTCGCAGTGCTTCGACGCCTGCTCGCGCGGCTGGAGCTTCTACGTCCGCACGAGCATCCCGCAGCTGGTCACCACCGGAACCGGCCAACCGATCCCGCGCTACGCCGACCCGGACGGCGCGGGCCGGACCGCACCGTCGGAAACACGGGCGTAA
- a CDS encoding ammonium transporter, with translation MLLASVPDELFGKVDSGTTAWMLMSAALVLLMTPALAFFYGGLSRQKSVLNMMMMSIGSLGLVSVIYVLWGYSMSFSGEGNYLGMFDNPFTYFGLDQLMETKTSGEDTLVVLNAAGSGLPAIVFAGFQLTFAVITVALISGALAERVKFGTWLLFTGIWTTIVYLPLAHMVWGGGLLSGAEGGIAAKMFGTTDGHATVAPIDFAGGTVVHINAGIAGLVLAIIVGKRLGFGKHSYRPHNIPFVMLGAALLWFGWFGFNAGSALGANATAGLAWVNTTAATAAAMLGWLAVEKFRDGHATTVGAASGVVAGLVAITPACANVTPVGALILGVVAGVAAAFGVGLKSKFGFDDSLDVVGVHLVAGVIGTVALGFLAKDTGLFYGGDYKQLVVQIVIAAVALAFTAILTGVIAFALKPLGWRVDKEEEADGIDNSEHAETAYDLV, from the coding sequence GTGCTCTTGGCTTCTGTGCCCGACGAACTGTTCGGCAAGGTCGACTCCGGCACCACCGCGTGGATGCTGATGTCCGCGGCATTGGTGCTGCTCATGACGCCCGCCCTCGCGTTCTTCTACGGCGGTCTCTCCCGCCAGAAGAGCGTGCTCAACATGATGATGATGTCGATCGGCTCGCTGGGCCTGGTCTCCGTGATCTACGTGCTGTGGGGCTACTCGATGTCGTTCTCCGGCGAGGGCAACTACCTCGGGATGTTCGACAACCCCTTCACGTACTTCGGCCTCGACCAGCTCATGGAGACCAAGACGTCGGGCGAGGACACCCTGGTGGTGCTCAACGCCGCGGGCAGCGGCCTCCCGGCGATCGTCTTCGCCGGCTTCCAGCTGACCTTCGCCGTGATCACCGTCGCCCTGATCTCGGGCGCGCTCGCCGAGCGCGTGAAGTTCGGGACCTGGCTGCTGTTCACCGGTATCTGGACCACCATCGTCTACCTGCCCCTGGCGCACATGGTGTGGGGCGGCGGACTGCTGTCGGGCGCCGAGGGCGGCATCGCCGCGAAGATGTTCGGCACCACCGACGGTCACGCCACCGTGGCGCCCATCGACTTCGCCGGCGGCACCGTGGTGCACATCAATGCGGGTATCGCGGGCCTCGTGCTGGCGATCATCGTCGGCAAGCGCCTCGGCTTCGGCAAGCACTCCTACCGTCCGCACAACATCCCGTTCGTGATGCTCGGCGCCGCCCTCCTGTGGTTCGGCTGGTTCGGCTTCAACGCCGGTTCCGCGCTCGGCGCCAACGCCACGGCCGGCCTGGCCTGGGTCAACACGACCGCCGCCACCGCCGCCGCGATGCTCGGCTGGCTCGCGGTGGAGAAGTTCCGCGACGGCCACGCCACCACGGTGGGTGCCGCGTCGGGCGTCGTCGCCGGCCTCGTCGCCATCACCCCGGCCTGCGCGAACGTGACCCCCGTGGGCGCCCTCATCCTGGGCGTCGTCGCCGGTGTCGCCGCCGCCTTCGGTGTGGGCCTCAAGTCCAAGTTCGGCTTCGACGACTCGCTCGACGTGGTGGGCGTGCACCTGGTGGCCGGCGTGATCGGCACCGTCGCGCTCGGCTTCCTGGCCAAGGACACCGGGCTGTTCTACGGCGGCGACTACAAGCAGCTGGTCGTGCAGATCGTCATCGCGGCGGTCGCCCTGGCCTTCACGGCGATCCTCACCGGGGTCATCGCCTTCGCGCTCAAGCCGCTCGGCTGGCGCGTCGACAAGGAGGAAGAGGCCGACGGCATCGACAACTCCGAGCACGCCGAGACGGCTTACGACCTGGTCTGA
- a CDS encoding P-II family nitrogen regulator yields the protein MKLVTAIVKPFTLEDVKAGLEQAGILGMTVSEVQGYGRQKGHTEVYRGAEYSVDFVPKVRIEVVVDDAVVDSVVDVIVEGARTGKIGDGKVWVTPVESVVRVRTGERGNEAL from the coding sequence ATGAAGCTGGTCACCGCGATCGTCAAGCCCTTCACACTCGAGGACGTGAAGGCGGGCCTCGAGCAGGCCGGGATCCTCGGTATGACCGTCAGCGAGGTGCAGGGCTACGGTCGGCAGAAGGGGCACACCGAGGTGTACCGCGGCGCCGAGTACTCCGTGGACTTCGTGCCGAAGGTGCGCATCGAGGTCGTCGTCGACGATGCCGTCGTGGACAGCGTGGTCGACGTGATCGTCGAGGGTGCGCGTACCGGCAAGATCGGTGACGGCAAGGTCTGGGTCACCCCTGTCGAGTCCGTCGTGCGGGTGCGCACCGGCGAGCGCGGCAACGAGGCCCTGTAG